A section of the Pan paniscus chromosome 11, NHGRI_mPanPan1-v2.0_pri, whole genome shotgun sequence genome encodes:
- the ARHGEF39 gene encoding rho guanine nucleotide exchange factor 39 isoform X6, which yields MELSCPGARCPVQEQRARWERKRACTARELLETERRYQEQLGLVATYFLGILKAKGTLRPPERQALFGSWELIYGASQELLPYLEGGCWGQGLEGFCRHLELYNQFAANSERSQTTLQEQLKKNKGFRRFVRLQEGRPEFGGLQLQDLLPLPLQRLQQYENLVVALAENTGPNSPDHQQLTRRWFLRQGWLLVVPPHGEPRPRMFFLFTDVLLMAKPRPPLHLLRSGTFACKALYPMAQCHLSRVFGHSGGPCGGLLSLHGNSKGFSFSLDLSEPCAKRWSLSSCPSLMRSYCLCPQTRRSCHAGTTV from the exons ATGGAGCTCTCTTGCCCCGGTGCGCGGTGCCCGGTGCAAGAGCAGCGTGCCCGCTGGGAGCGGAAACGCGCCTGCACCGCCCGGGAGCTGCTAGAGACCGAGCGGCGCTACCAAGAACAGCTGGGGCTGGTGGCCACG TACTTTTTGGGGATCCTGAAAGCCAAGGGGACCCTGCGACCACCTGAGCGCCAGGCCCTGTTTGGCTCCTGGGAGCTCATCTACGGCGCCAGCCA GGAGCTGCTTCCCTACCTGGAAGGAGGATGCTGGGGCCAAGGGCTGGAGGGCTTCTGCCGCCACTTGGAGCTCTATAACCAATTTGCTGCCAACTCAGAGAGGTCCCAGACCACCCTGCAG GAGcagctaaagaaaaataaaggtttcCGGAGGTTTGTACGGCTTCAGGAAGGCCGCCCTGAGTTTGGGGGCCTTCAGCTCCAGGAcctgctccctctgcctctgcAACGGCTCCAGCA GTATGAGAATCTCGTCGTAgctttggctgaaaacacaggtcCCAACAGCCCTGACCATCAACAGCTCACAC GGCGCTGGTTCCTACGCCAGGGCTGGCTGTTGGTGGTGCCTCCCCATGGGGAGCCTCGGCCCCGCATGTTCTTCCTCTTCACTGATGTGCTCCTCATGGCCAAGCCTCGGCCTCCACTGCACCTGCTGCGGAGTGGCACCTTTGCCTGCAAGGCCCTCTACCCCATGGCCCAGTGTCATCTCAGCAGGGTCTTTGGCCACTCAGGAGGCCCTTGTGGTGGGTTACTCAGT CTCCATGGAAACAGCAAGGGCTTCAGCTTTAGCCTGGACCTTTCTGAGCCATGCGCTAAGAGGTGGTCTCTCTCTAGCTGTCCTTCCCTCATGAGAAGCTACTGCTTATGTCCACAGACCAGGAGGAGCTGTCACGCTGGTACCACAGTCTGA
- the ARHGEF39 gene encoding rho guanine nucleotide exchange factor 39 isoform X3 has product MELSCPGARCPVQEQRARWERKRACTARELLETERRYQEQLGLVATYFLGILKAKGTLRPPERQALFGSWELIYGASQELLPYLEGGCWGQGLEGFCRHLELYNQFAANSERSQTTLQEQLKKNKGFRRFVRLQEGRPEFGGLQLQDLLPLPLQRLQQYENLVVALAENTGPNSPDHQQLTRAARLISETAQRVHTIGQKQKNDQHLRRVQALLSGRQAKGLTSAAPEQQRSHPPGRWFLRQGWLLVVPPHGEPRPRMFFLFTDVLLMAKPRPPLHLLRSGTFACKALYPMAQCHLSRVFGHSGGPCGGLLSLSFPHEKLLLMSTDQEELSRWYHSLTWAISSQKN; this is encoded by the exons ATGGAGCTCTCTTGCCCCGGTGCGCGGTGCCCGGTGCAAGAGCAGCGTGCCCGCTGGGAGCGGAAACGCGCCTGCACCGCCCGGGAGCTGCTAGAGACCGAGCGGCGCTACCAAGAACAGCTGGGGCTGGTGGCCACG TACTTTTTGGGGATCCTGAAAGCCAAGGGGACCCTGCGACCACCTGAGCGCCAGGCCCTGTTTGGCTCCTGGGAGCTCATCTACGGCGCCAGCCA GGAGCTGCTTCCCTACCTGGAAGGAGGATGCTGGGGCCAAGGGCTGGAGGGCTTCTGCCGCCACTTGGAGCTCTATAACCAATTTGCTGCCAACTCAGAGAGGTCCCAGACCACCCTGCAG GAGcagctaaagaaaaataaaggtttcCGGAGGTTTGTACGGCTTCAGGAAGGCCGCCCTGAGTTTGGGGGCCTTCAGCTCCAGGAcctgctccctctgcctctgcAACGGCTCCAGCA GTATGAGAATCTCGTCGTAgctttggctgaaaacacaggtcCCAACAGCCCTGACCATCAACAGCTCACAC GGGCTGCCCGACTGATAAGTGAGACTGCCCAGAGAGTCCATACTATTGGTCAGAAACAGAAGAATGACCAGCACCTTCGGCGTGTCCAGGCTCTGCTCAGTGGACGCCAGGCAAAGGGGCTGACCTCAG CTGCACCAGAACAACAGCGCTCCCATCCCCCAGGGCGCTGGTTCCTACGCCAGGGCTGGCTGTTGGTGGTGCCTCCCCATGGGGAGCCTCGGCCCCGCATGTTCTTCCTCTTCACTGATGTGCTCCTCATGGCCAAGCCTCGGCCTCCACTGCACCTGCTGCGGAGTGGCACCTTTGCCTGCAAGGCCCTCTACCCCATGGCCCAGTGTCATCTCAGCAGGGTCTTTGGCCACTCAGGAGGCCCTTGTGGTGGGTTACTCAGT CTGTCCTTCCCTCATGAGAAGCTACTGCTTATGTCCACAGACCAGGAGGAGCTGTCACGCTGGTACCACAGTCTGACTTGGGCTATTAG CAGCCAGAAAAACTAG
- the ARHGEF39 gene encoding rho guanine nucleotide exchange factor 39 isoform X7: MELSCPGARCPVQEQRARWERKRACTARELLETERRYQEQLGLVATYFLGILKAKGTLRPPERQALFGSWELIYGASQELLPYLEGGCWGQGLEGFCRHLELYNQFAANSERSQTTLQEQLKKNKGFRRFVRLQEGRPEFGGLQLQDLLPLPLQRLQQYENLVVALAENTGPNSPDHQQLTRRWFLRQGWLLVVPPHGEPRPRMFFLFTDVLLMAKPRPPLHLLRSGTFACKALYPMAQCHLSRVFGHSGGPCGGLLSLSFPHEKLLLMSTDQEELSRWYHSLTWAISSQKN; encoded by the exons ATGGAGCTCTCTTGCCCCGGTGCGCGGTGCCCGGTGCAAGAGCAGCGTGCCCGCTGGGAGCGGAAACGCGCCTGCACCGCCCGGGAGCTGCTAGAGACCGAGCGGCGCTACCAAGAACAGCTGGGGCTGGTGGCCACG TACTTTTTGGGGATCCTGAAAGCCAAGGGGACCCTGCGACCACCTGAGCGCCAGGCCCTGTTTGGCTCCTGGGAGCTCATCTACGGCGCCAGCCA GGAGCTGCTTCCCTACCTGGAAGGAGGATGCTGGGGCCAAGGGCTGGAGGGCTTCTGCCGCCACTTGGAGCTCTATAACCAATTTGCTGCCAACTCAGAGAGGTCCCAGACCACCCTGCAG GAGcagctaaagaaaaataaaggtttcCGGAGGTTTGTACGGCTTCAGGAAGGCCGCCCTGAGTTTGGGGGCCTTCAGCTCCAGGAcctgctccctctgcctctgcAACGGCTCCAGCA GTATGAGAATCTCGTCGTAgctttggctgaaaacacaggtcCCAACAGCCCTGACCATCAACAGCTCACAC GGCGCTGGTTCCTACGCCAGGGCTGGCTGTTGGTGGTGCCTCCCCATGGGGAGCCTCGGCCCCGCATGTTCTTCCTCTTCACTGATGTGCTCCTCATGGCCAAGCCTCGGCCTCCACTGCACCTGCTGCGGAGTGGCACCTTTGCCTGCAAGGCCCTCTACCCCATGGCCCAGTGTCATCTCAGCAGGGTCTTTGGCCACTCAGGAGGCCCTTGTGGTGGGTTACTCAGT CTGTCCTTCCCTCATGAGAAGCTACTGCTTATGTCCACAGACCAGGAGGAGCTGTCACGCTGGTACCACAGTCTGACTTGGGCTATTAG CAGCCAGAAAAACTAG
- the ARHGEF39 gene encoding rho guanine nucleotide exchange factor 39 isoform X2 — MELSCPGARCPVQEQRARWERKRACTARELLETERRYQEQLGLVATYFLGILKAKGTLRPPERQALFGSWELIYGASQELLPYLEGGCWGQGLEGFCRHLELYNQFAANSERSQTTLQEQLKKNKGFRRFVRLQEGRPEFGGLQLQDLLPLPLQRLQQYENLVVALAENTGPNSPDHQQLTRAARLISETAQRVHTIGQKQKNDQHLRRVQALLSGRQAKGLTSGRWFLRQGWLLVVPPHGEPRPRMFFLFTDVLLMAKPRPPLHLLRSGTFACKALYPMAQCHLSRVFGHSGGPCGGLLSLHGNSKGFSFSLDLSEPCAKRWSLSSCPSLMRSYCLCPQTRRSCHAGTTV, encoded by the exons ATGGAGCTCTCTTGCCCCGGTGCGCGGTGCCCGGTGCAAGAGCAGCGTGCCCGCTGGGAGCGGAAACGCGCCTGCACCGCCCGGGAGCTGCTAGAGACCGAGCGGCGCTACCAAGAACAGCTGGGGCTGGTGGCCACG TACTTTTTGGGGATCCTGAAAGCCAAGGGGACCCTGCGACCACCTGAGCGCCAGGCCCTGTTTGGCTCCTGGGAGCTCATCTACGGCGCCAGCCA GGAGCTGCTTCCCTACCTGGAAGGAGGATGCTGGGGCCAAGGGCTGGAGGGCTTCTGCCGCCACTTGGAGCTCTATAACCAATTTGCTGCCAACTCAGAGAGGTCCCAGACCACCCTGCAG GAGcagctaaagaaaaataaaggtttcCGGAGGTTTGTACGGCTTCAGGAAGGCCGCCCTGAGTTTGGGGGCCTTCAGCTCCAGGAcctgctccctctgcctctgcAACGGCTCCAGCA GTATGAGAATCTCGTCGTAgctttggctgaaaacacaggtcCCAACAGCCCTGACCATCAACAGCTCACAC GGGCTGCCCGACTGATAAGTGAGACTGCCCAGAGAGTCCATACTATTGGTCAGAAACAGAAGAATGACCAGCACCTTCGGCGTGTCCAGGCTCTGCTCAGTGGACGCCAGGCAAAGGGGCTGACCTCAG GGCGCTGGTTCCTACGCCAGGGCTGGCTGTTGGTGGTGCCTCCCCATGGGGAGCCTCGGCCCCGCATGTTCTTCCTCTTCACTGATGTGCTCCTCATGGCCAAGCCTCGGCCTCCACTGCACCTGCTGCGGAGTGGCACCTTTGCCTGCAAGGCCCTCTACCCCATGGCCCAGTGTCATCTCAGCAGGGTCTTTGGCCACTCAGGAGGCCCTTGTGGTGGGTTACTCAGT CTCCATGGAAACAGCAAGGGCTTCAGCTTTAGCCTGGACCTTTCTGAGCCATGCGCTAAGAGGTGGTCTCTCTCTAGCTGTCCTTCCCTCATGAGAAGCTACTGCTTATGTCCACAGACCAGGAGGAGCTGTCACGCTGGTACCACAGTCTGA
- the ARHGEF39 gene encoding rho guanine nucleotide exchange factor 39 isoform X4: protein MELSCPGARCPVQEQRARWERKRACTARELLETERRYQEQLGLVATYFLGILKAKGTLRPPERQALFGSWELIYGASQELLPYLEGGCWGQGLEGFCRHLELYNQFAANSERSQTTLQEQLKKNKGFRRFVRLQEGRPEFGGLQLQDLLPLPLQRLQQYENLVVALAENTGPNSPDHQQLTRAARLISETAQRVHTIGQKQKNDQHLRRVQALLSGRQAKGLTSAAPEQQRSHPPGRWFLRQGWLLVVPPHGEPRPRMFFLFTDVLLMAKPRPPLHLLRSGTFACKALYPMAQCHLSRVFGHSGGPCGGLLSLSFPHEKLLLMSTDQEELSRWYHSLTWAISQKN from the exons ATGGAGCTCTCTTGCCCCGGTGCGCGGTGCCCGGTGCAAGAGCAGCGTGCCCGCTGGGAGCGGAAACGCGCCTGCACCGCCCGGGAGCTGCTAGAGACCGAGCGGCGCTACCAAGAACAGCTGGGGCTGGTGGCCACG TACTTTTTGGGGATCCTGAAAGCCAAGGGGACCCTGCGACCACCTGAGCGCCAGGCCCTGTTTGGCTCCTGGGAGCTCATCTACGGCGCCAGCCA GGAGCTGCTTCCCTACCTGGAAGGAGGATGCTGGGGCCAAGGGCTGGAGGGCTTCTGCCGCCACTTGGAGCTCTATAACCAATTTGCTGCCAACTCAGAGAGGTCCCAGACCACCCTGCAG GAGcagctaaagaaaaataaaggtttcCGGAGGTTTGTACGGCTTCAGGAAGGCCGCCCTGAGTTTGGGGGCCTTCAGCTCCAGGAcctgctccctctgcctctgcAACGGCTCCAGCA GTATGAGAATCTCGTCGTAgctttggctgaaaacacaggtcCCAACAGCCCTGACCATCAACAGCTCACAC GGGCTGCCCGACTGATAAGTGAGACTGCCCAGAGAGTCCATACTATTGGTCAGAAACAGAAGAATGACCAGCACCTTCGGCGTGTCCAGGCTCTGCTCAGTGGACGCCAGGCAAAGGGGCTGACCTCAG CTGCACCAGAACAACAGCGCTCCCATCCCCCAGGGCGCTGGTTCCTACGCCAGGGCTGGCTGTTGGTGGTGCCTCCCCATGGGGAGCCTCGGCCCCGCATGTTCTTCCTCTTCACTGATGTGCTCCTCATGGCCAAGCCTCGGCCTCCACTGCACCTGCTGCGGAGTGGCACCTTTGCCTGCAAGGCCCTCTACCCCATGGCCCAGTGTCATCTCAGCAGGGTCTTTGGCCACTCAGGAGGCCCTTGTGGTGGGTTACTCAGT CTGTCCTTCCCTCATGAGAAGCTACTGCTTATGTCCACAGACCAGGAGGAGCTGTCACGCTGGTACCACAGTCTGACTTGGGCTATTAG CCAGAAAAACTAG
- the ARHGEF39 gene encoding rho guanine nucleotide exchange factor 39 isoform X1, which yields MELSCPGARCPVQEQRARWERKRACTARELLETERRYQEQLGLVATYFLGILKAKGTLRPPERQALFGSWELIYGASQELLPYLEGGCWGQGLEGFCRHLELYNQFAANSERSQTTLQEQLKKNKGFRRFVRLQEGRPEFGGLQLQDLLPLPLQRLQQYENLVVALAENTGPNSPDHQQLTRAARLISETAQRVHTIGQKQKNDQHLRRVQALLSGRQAKGLTSAAPEQQRSHPPGRWFLRQGWLLVVPPHGEPRPRMFFLFTDVLLMAKPRPPLHLLRSGTFACKALYPMAQCHLSRVFGHSGGPCGGLLSLHGNSKGFSFSLDLSEPCAKRWSLSSCPSLMRSYCLCPQTRRSCHAGTTV from the exons ATGGAGCTCTCTTGCCCCGGTGCGCGGTGCCCGGTGCAAGAGCAGCGTGCCCGCTGGGAGCGGAAACGCGCCTGCACCGCCCGGGAGCTGCTAGAGACCGAGCGGCGCTACCAAGAACAGCTGGGGCTGGTGGCCACG TACTTTTTGGGGATCCTGAAAGCCAAGGGGACCCTGCGACCACCTGAGCGCCAGGCCCTGTTTGGCTCCTGGGAGCTCATCTACGGCGCCAGCCA GGAGCTGCTTCCCTACCTGGAAGGAGGATGCTGGGGCCAAGGGCTGGAGGGCTTCTGCCGCCACTTGGAGCTCTATAACCAATTTGCTGCCAACTCAGAGAGGTCCCAGACCACCCTGCAG GAGcagctaaagaaaaataaaggtttcCGGAGGTTTGTACGGCTTCAGGAAGGCCGCCCTGAGTTTGGGGGCCTTCAGCTCCAGGAcctgctccctctgcctctgcAACGGCTCCAGCA GTATGAGAATCTCGTCGTAgctttggctgaaaacacaggtcCCAACAGCCCTGACCATCAACAGCTCACAC GGGCTGCCCGACTGATAAGTGAGACTGCCCAGAGAGTCCATACTATTGGTCAGAAACAGAAGAATGACCAGCACCTTCGGCGTGTCCAGGCTCTGCTCAGTGGACGCCAGGCAAAGGGGCTGACCTCAG CTGCACCAGAACAACAGCGCTCCCATCCCCCAGGGCGCTGGTTCCTACGCCAGGGCTGGCTGTTGGTGGTGCCTCCCCATGGGGAGCCTCGGCCCCGCATGTTCTTCCTCTTCACTGATGTGCTCCTCATGGCCAAGCCTCGGCCTCCACTGCACCTGCTGCGGAGTGGCACCTTTGCCTGCAAGGCCCTCTACCCCATGGCCCAGTGTCATCTCAGCAGGGTCTTTGGCCACTCAGGAGGCCCTTGTGGTGGGTTACTCAGT CTCCATGGAAACAGCAAGGGCTTCAGCTTTAGCCTGGACCTTTCTGAGCCATGCGCTAAGAGGTGGTCTCTCTCTAGCTGTCCTTCCCTCATGAGAAGCTACTGCTTATGTCCACAGACCAGGAGGAGCTGTCACGCTGGTACCACAGTCTGA
- the CA9 gene encoding carbonic anhydrase 9, with amino-acid sequence MAPLCPSPWLPLLIPAPAPGLTVQLLLSLLLLVPVHPQRLPRMQEDSPLGGGSSGEDDPLGEEVLPSEEDSPREEDPPREEDPPGEEDLPGEEDLPGEEDLPEVKPKSEEEGSLKLEDLPTVEAPGDPQEPQNNAHRDKEGDDQSHWRYGGDPPWPQVSPACAGRFQSPVDIRPQLAAFCPALRPLELLGFQLPPLPELRLRNNGHSVQLTLPPGLEMALGPGREYRALQLHLHWGAAGRPGSEHTVEGHRFPAEIHVVHLSTAFARVDEALGRPGGLAVLAAFLEEGPEENSAYEQLLSRLEEIAEEGSETQVPGLDISALLPSDFSRYFQYEGSLTTPPCAQGVIWTVFNQTVMLSAKQLHTLSDTLWGPGDSRLQLNFRATQPLNGRVIEASFPAGVDSSPRAAEPVQLNSCLAAGDILALVFGLLFAVTSVAFLVQMRRQHRRGTKGGVSYRPAEVAETGA; translated from the exons ATGGCTCCCCTGTGCCCCAGCCCCTGGCTCCCTCTGTTGATCCCAGCCCCTGCTCCAGGCCTCACTGTGCAACTGCTGCTGTCACTGCTGCTTCTGGTGCCTGTCCATCCCCAGAGGTTGCCCCGGATGCAGGAGGATTCCCCCCTGGGAGGAGGCTCTTCTGGGGAAGATGACCCACTGGGCGAGGAGGTTCTGCCCAGTGAAGAGGATTCACCCAGAGAGGAGGATCCACCCAGAGAGGAGGATCCACCCGGAGAGGAGGATCTACCTGGAGAGGAGGATCTACCTGGAGAGGAGGATCTACCTGAAGTTAAGCCTAAATCAGAAGAAGAGGGCTCCCTGAAGTTAGAGGATCTACCTACTGTTGAGGCTCCTGGAGATCCTCAAGAACCCCAGAATAATGCCCACAGGGACAAAGAAG GGGATGACCAGAGTCATTGGCGCTATGGAG GCGACCCGCCCTGGCCCCAGGTGTCCCCAGCCTGCGCGGGCCGCTTCCAGTCCCCGGTAGATATCCGCCCCCAGCTCGCCGCCTTCTGCCCGGCCCTGCGCcccctggaactcctgggcttccagCTCCCGCCGCTCCCAGAACTGCGCCTGCGCAACAATGGCCACAGTG TGCAACTgaccctgcctcctgggctaGAGATGGCTCTGGGTCCCGGGCGGGAGTACCGGGCTCTGCAGCTGCATCTGCACTGGGGGGCTGCAGGTCGTCCGGGCTCGGAGCACACTGTGGAAGGCCACCGTTTCCCTGCCGAG ATCCACGTGGTTCACCTCAGCACCGCCTTTGCCAGAGTTGACGAGGCCTTGGGGCGCCCGGGAGGCCTGGCCGTGTTGGCCGCCTTTCTGGAG GAGGGCCCGGAAGAAAACAGTGCCTATGAGCAGTTGCTGTCTCGCTTGGAAGAAATCGCTGAGGAAG GCTCAGAGACTCAGGTCCCAGGACTGGACATATCTGCACTCCTGCCCTCTGACTTCAGCCGCTACTTCCAATATGAGGGGTCTCTGACTACACCGCCCTGTGCCCAGGGTGTCATCTGGACTGTGTTTAACCAGACAGTGATGCTGAGTGCTAAGCAG CTCCACACCCTCTCTGACACCCTGTGGGGACCTGGTGACTCTCGGCTACAGCTGAACTTCCGAGCGACGCAGCCTTTGAATGGGCGAGTGATTGAGGCCTCCTTCCCTGCTGGAGTGGACAGCAGTCCTCGGGCTGCTGAGCCAG TCCAGCTGAATTCCTGCCTGGCTGCTG GTGACATCCTAGCCCTGGTTTTTGGCCTCCTTTTTGCTGTCACCAGCGTCGCGTTCCTTGTGCAGATGAGAAGGCAGCACAG AAGGGGAACCAAAGGGGGTGTGAGCTACCGCCCAGCAGAGGTAGCCGAGACTGGAGCCTAG
- the ARHGEF39 gene encoding rho guanine nucleotide exchange factor 39 isoform X5, protein MELSCPGARCPVQEQRARWERKRACTARELLETERRYQEQLGLVATYFLGILKAKGTLRPPERQALFGSWELIYGASQELLPYLEGGCWGQGLEGFCRHLELYNQFAANSERSQTTLQEQLKKNKGFRRFVRLQEGRPEFGGLQLQDLLPLPLQRLQQYENLVVALAENTGPNSPDHQQLTRAARLISETAQRVHTIGQKQKNDQHLRRVQALLSGRQAKGLTSGRWFLRQGWLLVVPPHGEPRPRMFFLFTDVLLMAKPRPPLHLLRSGTFACKALYPMAQCHLSRVFGHSGGPCGGLLSLSFPHEKLLLMSTDQEELSRWYHSLTWAISSQKN, encoded by the exons ATGGAGCTCTCTTGCCCCGGTGCGCGGTGCCCGGTGCAAGAGCAGCGTGCCCGCTGGGAGCGGAAACGCGCCTGCACCGCCCGGGAGCTGCTAGAGACCGAGCGGCGCTACCAAGAACAGCTGGGGCTGGTGGCCACG TACTTTTTGGGGATCCTGAAAGCCAAGGGGACCCTGCGACCACCTGAGCGCCAGGCCCTGTTTGGCTCCTGGGAGCTCATCTACGGCGCCAGCCA GGAGCTGCTTCCCTACCTGGAAGGAGGATGCTGGGGCCAAGGGCTGGAGGGCTTCTGCCGCCACTTGGAGCTCTATAACCAATTTGCTGCCAACTCAGAGAGGTCCCAGACCACCCTGCAG GAGcagctaaagaaaaataaaggtttcCGGAGGTTTGTACGGCTTCAGGAAGGCCGCCCTGAGTTTGGGGGCCTTCAGCTCCAGGAcctgctccctctgcctctgcAACGGCTCCAGCA GTATGAGAATCTCGTCGTAgctttggctgaaaacacaggtcCCAACAGCCCTGACCATCAACAGCTCACAC GGGCTGCCCGACTGATAAGTGAGACTGCCCAGAGAGTCCATACTATTGGTCAGAAACAGAAGAATGACCAGCACCTTCGGCGTGTCCAGGCTCTGCTCAGTGGACGCCAGGCAAAGGGGCTGACCTCAG GGCGCTGGTTCCTACGCCAGGGCTGGCTGTTGGTGGTGCCTCCCCATGGGGAGCCTCGGCCCCGCATGTTCTTCCTCTTCACTGATGTGCTCCTCATGGCCAAGCCTCGGCCTCCACTGCACCTGCTGCGGAGTGGCACCTTTGCCTGCAAGGCCCTCTACCCCATGGCCCAGTGTCATCTCAGCAGGGTCTTTGGCCACTCAGGAGGCCCTTGTGGTGGGTTACTCAGT CTGTCCTTCCCTCATGAGAAGCTACTGCTTATGTCCACAGACCAGGAGGAGCTGTCACGCTGGTACCACAGTCTGACTTGGGCTATTAG CAGCCAGAAAAACTAG